The Mycolicibacterium brumae DNA window CCTCCGGCATGCCGATCATCGCGACGGTCTGCGCGGCGGCGTTGGCCACCAGCAGCGCGTTGGAGTCGGCCATCCCGATGTCCTCGCTGGCCAGGATGAGCAGCCGGCGGGCGACGAAGCGCGGGTCCTCCCCCGCGGTCAGCATCCGCGCCAGGTAGTGCAGCGCGGCGTCGACGTCGGAGCCGCGGACGCTCTTGATGAACGCGCTGATCACGTCGTAGTGCTGGTCGCCGTCGCGGTCGTAGCGCACCGCCGCCTCGTCCAGTGACTGCTCGACGACCTCCACGGTCACCGGTCCCCCGGCCGCGGTCTCCGCGGAGACCTCGAGCGCGGTCAGCGCCCGGCGGGCGTCCCCGGCGGACAGTCGGACCAGCACCGCCAGGGCTTCGTCGTCGACCGTGGTCTTGCCGCCCAGCCCGCGGGGGTCGGCGATGGCCCGGCGCAGCAGGGTGTCCACATCCTCGGGCCGCAGCGGCTGCAGCGCCAGGATCAACGACCGGCTCAGCAGCGGCGCGACCACCGAGAACGACGGGTTCTCCGTGGTCGCCGCCACCAGCAGCACCACCCGGTTCTCCACCGCCGCCAGCAGGGCGTCCTGCTGGGTTTTGGAGAACCGGTGCACCTCGTCGATGAAGAGCACGGTCTGCTGGCCGTGCACGGCCGAGCGCCGGGCGGTGTCGATGACGGCCCGGACCTCCTTCACCCCGGCCGAGAGCGCCGAAAGCGCCTCGAACCGGCGGCCGGTGGCGTGTGAGATCAACGAGGCGAGCGTGGTCTTCCCGGTGCCGGGCGGGCCGTAGAGGATCACCGACGCCGCGCCGGAGCCGTCG harbors:
- a CDS encoding replication-associated recombination protein A, which codes for MSDAGAGLFDVEPDEPTGRATPPDAPLAVRMRPASLDEVVGQQHLLKPGSPLRRLVDGSGAASVILYGPPGTGKTTLASLISHATGRRFEALSALSAGVKEVRAVIDTARRSAVHGQQTVLFIDEVHRFSKTQQDALLAAVENRVVLLVAATTENPSFSVVAPLLSRSLILALQPLRPEDVDTLLRRAIADPRGLGGKTTVDDEALAVLVRLSAGDARRALTALEVSAETAAGGPVTVEVVEQSLDEAAVRYDRDGDQHYDVISAFIKSVRGSDVDAALHYLARMLTAGEDPRFVARRLLILASEDIGMADSNALLVANAAAQTVAMIGMPEAQLTLAHATAYLATAPKSNAVTTALSAAMGDIRAGKAGLVPAHLRDSHYAGAKGLGHGKGYSYAHDAPDAVAAQQYPPDELVGVDYYRPTGRGAERELATRVQRLRDIIRR